ACAGGTCTTCTCTTCTATTACCATGTCCACAATCGACCACCCCTTGACCAGCATATTCATTCCTTGCTTCTCATAGCTGTGTTTGGAGGGTCTATTACTATTATGATTGAAGTGTTTCTGAACAACAACATTGTCCTTGAATTATTTCGTACTAGTTTAGCCATCCTCCAAGGAACCTGGTTCTGGCAGGTAGTTATCGACTTGACTGTATATCTGCTATTATTCTACGACACTCTACGCGCATCATTCGAAGCCTACACAGTCATTACTTATGATTGTGTTCAGAATCATGTCCTTAATAATAATCAGTTGACTGCAGTGGCTCAACTACCGCCAAGGGTACAAGGCCCGGAGATGAACCTTGCCACCTTGTACAACGGATGTAGTTCCTGCCATATTGTTATTCCACAAAATGCACAACCCATCTCTCAATAATACAGCATATTTCAGGTAGATTGGAGCTCATTGTAAAACACACAGATGTCTCATACATTATTGTTTTGTTGTAGATCGGGTTTGTACTATATCCCCTTGGAGGAGCCCCGGAGTGGAACCAGACAGATCATGAGAATATCATGTTTATCACCATGTGTTTCTGCTGGCATTATGCTGTTGCCTTGTTGATTGTTGCCATCAATTATTTCTTGGTTTATTGGTAAGTGCAATGGAATAAACCACACGTAGGTGATTTGGTAGGGATCAATGTCTTCTGCAGACCGCGGTTCCATATTCTGGTTCTATAGAAGATGCTCTCTCCTGTGTTCTGAGCTCTTTGTACTCCGTCCTATTCTCTCAATGAATCGGCTTTATGCAGATGTCAATGCTGGGTACGATTTATCCCAACTCTAAAGTGCAGTATAAGAATAGAGCTGACTAGTATGTGTGACGCATGCAGAGTATGCATCATTAGCCCTACGTGGAAACATTTGCTGCATTTTCTGCACCTAACCCTaattcagcccctttagtttagtGATAATTCATTGTCTGCATCAGGAGTGATTATAATGCAGAGTTAGCAACTGACCACCAATTTCAACTGTTTTATAGGTAATGATGTATAAATGTGACGATTAGTCAGAATGCACCTCTGGTTGGTGTTAGTtagtatacatctatatacataaGTATATGTACATTGGGTGGAGCTCCGCTCTATACCTAAATCTGTGGGAGCTCCGCTCTACAAACACTTCTGTGGAATCTCTACACACACACGTCTGTGTAGAGCTCcgatctatacatatatacacacacacacacacacacacgtctgtgTAGAGCTCCgatctatacatatacacacacacacacacacacacacacacgtctgtgTAGAGCTCCactctatacatatacacacacacacacgtctgtgTAGAGCTCCgatctatacatatacacacacacacacacacacacgtctgtgTAGAGCTCCactctatacatatacacacacacacacacacacacacacacacacacacacgtctgtgTAGAGCTCCactctatacatatacacacacacacacactcacacacgtcTGTGTAGAGCTCCactctatacatatacacacacacacacacacacacgtctgtgTAGAGCTCCgatctatacatatacacacacacacacacacacacacacacacacacacacacacacacacacacgtctgtgTAGAGCTccactctatacatatatatacacacacacacacacacacacgtctgtgTAGAGCTCCactctatacatatacacacacacacacacacacacacgtctgtgTAGAGCTCCactctatacatatacacacacacacacacacacacacgtctgtgTAGAGCTCCactctatacatatacacacacacacgtctgtgTAGAGCTCCactctatacatatacacacacacacacacacacacacacgtctgtgTAGAGCTCCGCTCTATGGGTAATGAGAATTACACTTTGTTCGGATAGACACAGTAAATGTATCTTTAATGACCAATGCTTTCTGTTTCAGCTGCATAAGGAGGAATAAGGGACAAGCTGGAGAGGTGAATATTGGGATCAAGAAGATAAAACCTCACAACACAGAGGCTCAGGCTGCTCTTCTTGCTGCCTCGGATGAGGAATAGAGAGGGACGCGCAGATTACTGACAACAATGCAGGAGGATGATGTCCTTATATCCACTGTACAGCTATTTCTCCAGAACGCATCCTCTGGTCATATGGCTTTGTCTTTGCAATGGACGAAGAAATACAGAATTGTATGGGTTTATATTCAAATTGATTAAGGAACTTAGACGAATTCTCTGAAGCTGATCATAGCATCCTCTGGCTGATGTGTGTAAACTCATCCCACAGCAGAGATCATCTTGTGTACTAACAAGTTCTGGGAACCTAAGGCGCTAAACCGTCACCTTTGATATGCAAATTGCACTAAATTGGCCTTTTTCAATCTGTACTCTGTTAAATTGAAGACTttttactgtttttgttttgaGCTTGGAAGAAATGTATtataaaagcagtgaaatcaaGCAGTAGGTTGTAACAGTCACAGTTTTCACAATATCTTCACTACTGACACAGAAGAACATTTGCTGAACGCACCTTGCGTACAAGTGATCACATCTTGCTGCATTACCAGATGTTTTACAGAGGGCTTTGTGTGCTGCCCACTCTTGCAAGTCTATAAGAAGAGATCCGGGGAAAACATGATTTCAATTTATACTTAAGCTGTATATTTAGGACAGACTAAATGACATTGGTGCTTTACCTTTATCATAGTAAATTTTGTTTTCTAAAcgtggtaatattttttttttcagggaggggagGAGATTGTGTAGCTATAATATAGCCCATAAAATTGATCATTATCATTTTGTGCCAAATTACAAAATTGTAGATTTTGACtgttcattatcatcaacatttatttatatatcgccactaattccacagcgctgtacagagaactcattcactttgccccattggagcttacagtctaaattccctaacacacacacacacacacacactccgacacagagagacacattgactagggtcaatttcatagcagccaattacctaccagtatgttttttagagtgtgggaggaaaccggagctctcggaggaaacccacgcaaacatggggagaacatacaaactcctcacagataaggccatggtcgggaattgaactcatgacaccagtgctgtgaggcagaggtgctaaccactgagccacagtgactgtttaaaactaattaaaattataatacTGCAGCGCAGGAACCCCCCCACCCCTCACACTGCTGGCAATACTCCAAGCAGAATCATTGGGATTATTATCCCAGCTATGTAGTGGGAGAGGAAGGAAAAAAATGTCCAGCTACGCAAGTGTGTCAACTCTTATCCCAAGTGAAGCTACTTCCTGTTACCTAAGTAAATTATGCTGGAGAGTAAAGATGATTGGTGCAATTAAAGATCTATTACTTTTTTTCATCAAATGGGATGGCCTGGCTCACATGTATATCCTGGTAACTGTACACAGGTACGTCTGCTGAATCTGTGATACTTTGCTGTTACTCAACCTACACAGGAGTAGAAGGTGAGAGAGGTAAAGGGGTAGAAATACTCCACCTCCACCACCAGGCAAGCAGCAGCTACATCAATACAACCTCAATGGCACATTTCAGGCCACTTTACCAGGAATGTATCAGCCAAAATATTAAGCGGATCACAGAATTTTAAACCCGTACCTTAAAAGTTATTAAATACATCTATAACTTAAAATAACTATTAAAGTTTAGACAATATCAAATCAAGCTCTATACGGTTAGGAATCAGCATTACATTCAGTAAAGCAATGTAGTGCCCAGTTAGATGGTTTCAAGAGCGACCAATATAGCGGCGTATTGTCTTCTGAACCAAATTATGCAACAGAAATAGCTGCGCAGGCCGAGACTAAGACAATAAGTGACGTCTGTGTTCTTTTATGTTACACGTGCTGCGGTTATTACTATTGTTTTCAGCCATAAATGATCGTGCAGTAAATGGTGCTATAAGCTTCTATAAATACGTGTAACAATAGTATCGTTATATATGGAGAGTTTTATGACAAACAATTTTTTCACTGAGTGATTTGTGTATCACAGACTGATTTTACTGTGATAAACCTGTTCTATTGATCATGCACCGAAAAGAGATCACGTCTTCATCAGCGCTCAGTCACAATTCTTTCATGTACTGGACAAATGTTCAAACTTGTATATAAATAGAGTGGGAGAGAATATTATTCCTTGTGTAGAAGGCGCACTGCAGCCTGACATACGCCTATCTGTGTAGAGTATCTTTGCATTTTTCACAAAGTGATCATACGCAGTCGAGGCTGTTCAGACCTGCGGCTCAGCCACTTGCCAATCATTACACCTGTACGGTGAGGACATATTTGAGCATTTGTATATGGAATCAGACTGGGATACAGTTTGATTTGCAGGTGGTTAGGGGCAGGTGTTAGAAgcagatgatgattatgatgaacacCCAAACTGCAAAGTGCTAGTAAATTACAAGCAAATGATTCGCAGACGCTTACTGAGACTCTAGTAGTTACTCatccatagattaggatttgtcgAGCGTGTTGTAAcaaagaggaggaaaaaaaaaattgtatgcgtGTTGGAATGTTTTTCCTGCTGTAGTAACAAGGTTATTCACATTTATATGATGTTTCACAGCAATAAAgtttgtaacataaaataaaaagtttttgtcCTTGTTCGCAAGTTGAATGCAAGAATCTGAGGGGTGTGTTGTCAAGGGGAAGGATCTTCAGCTCTGAATACAGCAGGCATACGCTTATGTGCAAATATTTCAATCGTAACTTACGTTTACATTCTACTctcatccctccagaaccatATCTAGGGCAGAGTACccgcagatagagagcagcctgtcagacagacacagaatACTGTTGATCAGTGGCAGTGATACCTGTAGTacccacagacagagagaagcctaagagtcacacacagtatatactgctgatagagagcagcccgtcagtcacacacagtatatactgctgacagagagcagcccgtcagtcacacacagtatatactgctgacagagagcagcccgtcagtcacacacagtatatactgctgatagagagcagcctgtcagtcacacagtatatactgctgacagagagcagcctgtcagtcacacacagtatatactgctgatagggagcagcctgtcagtcacacacagtatatactgctgacagagagcagcccgtcagtcacacacagtatatactgctgacagagagcagcccgtcagtcacacacagtatatactgctgacagagagcagcccgtcagtcacacacagtatatactgctgacagagagcagcccgtcagtcacacacagtatatactgctgacagagagcagcccgtcagtcacacacagtatatactgctgacagagagcaccccgtcagtcacacacagtatatactgctgatagagagcagcctgtcagtcacacacagtatatactgctgatagagagcagcccgtcagtcacacacagtatatactgctgatagagagcagcctgtcagtcacacagtatatactgctgacagagagcagcctgtcagtcacacacagtatatactgctgacagagagcagcccgtcagtcacacacacagtatatactgctgacagagagcagcccgtcagtcacacacagtatatactgctgatagagagcagcctgtcagtcacacacagtatatactgctgacagagagcaccccgtcagtcacacacagtatatactgctgatagagagcagcctgttagtcacacacagtatatactgctgatagagagcagcctgtcagtcacacacagtatatactgctgatagagagcagcctgtcagtcacacacagtatatactgctgacagagagcaccccgtcagtcacacacagtatatactgctgatagggagcagcctgtcagtcacacagtatatactgctgatagagagcagcctgtcagtcacacacagtatatactgctgatagagagcagcctgtcagtcacacacagtatatactgctgatagagagcagcctgtcagtcacacacagtatatactgctgatagagagcagcctgtcagtcacacagtatatactgctgacagagagcagcctgtcagtcacacacagtatatactgctgacagagagcagcctgtcagtcacacacagtatatactgctgatagggagcagcctgtcagtcacacacagtatatactggtgacagagagcagcctgtcagtcacacacagtatatactgctgacagagagcagcctgtcagtcacacacagtatatactgctgatagggagcaccctgtcagtcacacacagtatatactgctgatagagagcaccctgtcagtcacacacagtatatactgctgacagagagcagcctgtcagtcacacacagtatatactgctgatagagagcagcctgtcagtcacacacagtatatactgctgacagagagcagcccgtcagtcacacacagtatatactgctgatagagagcagcctgtcagtcacacacagtatatactgctgacagagagcagcctgtcagtcacacacagtatatactgctgatagagagcagcctgtcagtcacacacagtatatactgctgatagagagcagcctgtcagtcacacacagtatatactgctgatagagagcagcctgtcagtcacacacagtatatactgctgacagagagcagcccgtcagtcacacacagtatatactgctgacagagagcagcccgtcagtcacacacagtatatactgctgattgagagcagcctgtcagtcacacacagtatatactgctgatagagagcagcctgtcagtcacacacagtatatactgctgatagagagcagcctgtcagtcacacacagtatatactgctgatagagagcagcctgtcagtcacacacagtatatactgctgatagagagcagcctgtcagtcacacacagtatatactgctgatagagagcagcctgtcagtcacacacagtatatactgctgatagagagcagcctgtcagtcacacacagtatatactggtgatagagagcagcctgtcagtcacacacagtatatactgctgacagagagcagcccgtcagtcaca
Above is a genomic segment from Mixophyes fleayi isolate aMixFle1 chromosome 11, aMixFle1.hap1, whole genome shotgun sequence containing:
- the TMEM45B gene encoding transmembrane protein 45B; translated protein: MANFKGHALPGSFFIVFGLWWSVIYPLKYFKTKVKGNCRPNKGYQRLELIEGIMKVFFTLVGMLAEQFVPDGPHMHLATKDGWVKLMNWQHTTMYFFYGLSGVVDILTYFPLKVPKGMDRLSLALAVFIEGLLFYYHVHNRPPLDQHIHSLLLIAVFGGSITIMIEVFLNNNIVLELFRTSLAILQGTWFWQIGFVLYPLGGAPEWNQTDHENIMFITMCFCWHYAVALLIVAINYFLVYCCIRRNKGQAGEVNIGIKKIKPHNTEAQAALLAASDEE